From Pelagibacterium flavum:
GCATCGGCATCGACCGTCATCAGCATCAGATGATCTTCACGGAATTCTCACGGCTCGAGCAAGGTGCCCGTATTGCGCCGGGATTGGGATTGGGCCTGTCGATCGTCCAGCGCATCCTTGCCGCGCTCGACCATCCGATGGAAATCGACAGCACGGTGGGCAAGGGTTCACGGTTTTCCATTACCGTTCCGCTCATCGCCATGGCGGCACGCGCACCTGAGCCGGTCAATTCGGCATCGGTGCGGGAAAGCTCCCAACTTGAAGGGCTGCATGTCCTTTGTGTGGACAATGAGCGCTCGATCCTCGACGCCATGTCGGGTCTGCTGGAAAATTGGGGGTGTGACGTGCGCACAGCGACGTCGCTGAAGGAAATTGCCCAATTGGGCATGCTCGAAGGCTGGGTACCTGATCTGGTCTTGATGGACTACCATCTCGACCAGACCTCCGGGCTCGATGCGATCGAATGGCTCAAGCAGATCGTCGGCGGGCATCTCCCCACGGTGCTGGTTACCGCCGACCAGACGCCCGCAGTCCGGAAATTGGCCGAAACGCGCGGCACACCGGTGCTCAACAAGCCGGTCAAACCGGCAGCGCTTCGCGCCCTGCTCAGCCAGATGAGCAAACAGCTTTAAGTCTTGCTGGCGATTCCGGTCAAAAGCGCCTCGAGAATCGTTTCCCATTCAGCACGATTTCCTCCCGCCTCAATAGCCAACGCCGCCCTGTCGAAGGCCGATGATATGACTTGGGTGAGCGGATCAAGCGGCAGCTTGGGTATTGCTCCGGCCGCCATGGCAATACCTAAGCCCTCTTGCAGCGTCCGCGCACTGTGACACATGTCGATGGCCTCGGCCTCGGCATGCCCAAGAATTGCGGGCGCATCCAGCAACAGCAGCCGGGTACGGCCAGGGACGGCCATGGCATCGAGATAGGCACGCCCCCCGGACAGCAGAGCCACGTAGGGGGCGGTGCCCTGTGAGGAAGACTGCTCGATCTCCCGAGCGACCGCTGCCGCTTCGGCATCCACAACAGCAGCGAACAGCGCCTGCTTATCGGCAAAGTGGTGATAAAGTGCGCCGCGCGTGACGCCTGCTTTCGCAACAATCTCGGGAGTGCCGATTTCGCCATAGGGCCGCGCGGTGAACAATGCGCGTCCCGCTGCGATCAGAGCGGCGCGGGTGGCGTCCGATCTTTCCTTGTTACTTCGTCTGGCGGATTCCATTTGCATACATTCAGCCTGTATGTTATTTCACGTTTACATACAGACAGTATGTCTGCTTTGCAGGAAAGGGAACCCATGAATCCGACCAGTTTTTATCCCGTCATAATGACGGACAACGTGACATCGTCCGCCGCATTCTTCGTTGAAAATTTCGATTTTCAGGTGCTCTTTGACAGCGACTGGTATGTCCACCTGCAATCGAACGCCAACCCGGCCATCAACTTCGCCGTGCTGGACAAGGCCCATCATACGATTCCCAAAGCCCATCGCGGGCAGACCGGCGGCGTGCTGCTCAACTTCGAAGTCGATGATGTCGACGCCCAGTATGAGCGGCTTAAATCGGCAGGAGCGACACTCGTTCTCGATATTCGGGACGAGGATTTTGGCCAGCGCCATTTCATCGTCACCGACCCGAACGGTGTCATGGTCGATGTCATAAAGCCCATTCCGCCCAGCGCGGAGTTCGCTGCCCAGTATGCCCCAGAAGCACTGCCTCAGTAGCATCCGGCGAACCGAGGGCGCTCCGGAGATTATTCGGAGCGCGCATTCTTGATGAAAACAGGGCTGGCTCTAGACCTGCTGATCCTCAACGAGCTGGGCAAACTGACCCTGCTCGATCTTGGACGCGGCAATGACCGCCTGGGTGCGGCTGTCGACGTTGAGCTTTTGCAGGATCGCCGAGACGTGCGCCTTGACGGTAGCCTCCGAAATCGAAAGCTCGTAAGCGATCTGCTTGTTCATCAGCCCGTCCGAAAGCATCATAAGGACGCGAATCTGTTGCGGGGTCAGCGTTGCGAGCCGGGCCAGCACCTCAGTCTGCTCATCCTGCCCGTCCAGCGAGACGCCTTCCGGAACCCACAGCCCGCCGGCCAGGATGGTATCGATCGACTCACGAATGCGGGCCGCACTTTCAGACTTGGACAGGAACCCTGATGCGCCAAGGTCGAAGCACCGCCGGATCACCGCGGTGTCTTCGACCGCCGAAACGATCATCACGGGAACTTCTGGAAATTGCGCCCGCAAGAGAAGAAGGCCCGAGAAGCCGCGTACGCCAGGCATATTGAGGTCGAGCAGGACGAGGTCGCAATCGCGGTTGGCTTCGAGTGCCGTACTCAAGCCTTCGATATCTCCGGCCTCCTCGAACGCCATGCCGCTATCCCGGCCCTCCAGCGTCTGGCGCAAGGCGGCCCGAAAGAGGGGATGATCGTCGACGATGATGATACGATGGCTCATTGGGGCGCGGGACCTCGCCGGGGCAGGAATGGTTCTGGAGGTTTTCTAGACCCCAAGAGTAAACACAATGGAGATAATGCGAAGTTCGCGCCACGAATCAAGCATTTGTCGTGTTTTGGGCCGATTGCGTCCCCGAGACTGCTCAGAGAGCGCTGTTCCATCACAATCTGCAGGCATTCGGCGTCAGGAATCGAGAGGATGATTCTATCTTGCAGCCACCGCGATCATATGATGTCGCCGCGCCCGTCGGGGTCCTGGGGCTCGGCCAGCATCCCTTCGATGATTTGTTCGACGCGTGCCAATTCAGCCAGCGACTTTTCGATGGCTGAGCGCCTCTGCTGGAGCAGATGGCGCTGGTGATGCACTTTGTCGAGTGCACGCCGCAGGTGGTCGTACGAGCCGTCGCGTAGATCGTAGGTGTCGAGATACTCCTGTATCTCACGCAAGGTGAGCCCTACCTGCTTGCCATCGAGGATGATGCGCAGCCGCACGCGGTCACGGTTGGTATATAGGCGCTTGTTGCCTACCCGGCGGGGGCGCAACATGCCCTTGTCTTCATAAAAGCGCAGAGTCCGATGCGTAATCGAGAACGCGTCGGCGAGTTCGGCAATCGTATAGATTGCCGGCCCCTCGCTCTGGCGCGTCGCGCGGTCCTTGCGGGCTGGTCCACTCATCTTGTGTCTTGCTGCTGTGTTGTCTTGGATCGGCTTGCGGATCAGTCGAACATCACCACGAACCGAGACCCGACGCAATCCGTGCTCAAAAATAGCAATTGGATCAATGCAGAATGCAAATGTGGTTAACGCGATATTTACCATAAACTGTCGAAAGTCAGGGTAGGCGATTCCATCGCCGGAAACGGTGCGGTCGACGTGCCGTCGGGAGCCTGTCGGAAAGCACTATGGCGCGAACGAATCCACATCACGACTGGGATGAGCCGCAAACCGCCCTTCGCCGGTCAAACGGAGCCGAATGG
This genomic window contains:
- a CDS encoding TetR/AcrR family transcriptional regulator; translation: MQMESARRSNKERSDATRAALIAAGRALFTARPYGEIGTPEIVAKAGVTRGALYHHFADKQALFAAVVDAEAAAVAREIEQSSSQGTAPYVALLSGGRAYLDAMAVPGRTRLLLLDAPAILGHAEAEAIDMCHSARTLQEGLGIAMAAGAIPKLPLDPLTQVISSAFDRAALAIEAGGNRAEWETILEALLTGIASKT
- a CDS encoding VOC family protein, which produces MNPTSFYPVIMTDNVTSSAAFFVENFDFQVLFDSDWYVHLQSNANPAINFAVLDKAHHTIPKAHRGQTGGVLLNFEVDDVDAQYERLKSAGATLVLDIRDEDFGQRHFIVTDPNGVMVDVIKPIPPSAEFAAQYAPEALPQ
- a CDS encoding response regulator; the protein is MSHRIIIVDDHPLFRAALRQTLEGRDSGMAFEEAGDIEGLSTALEANRDCDLVLLDLNMPGVRGFSGLLLLRAQFPEVPVMIVSAVEDTAVIRRCFDLGASGFLSKSESAARIRESIDTILAGGLWVPEGVSLDGQDEQTEVLARLATLTPQQIRVLMMLSDGLMNKQIAYELSISEATVKAHVSAILQKLNVDSRTQAVIAASKIEQGQFAQLVEDQQV
- a CDS encoding MerR family transcriptional regulator, whose protein sequence is MSGPARKDRATRQSEGPAIYTIAELADAFSITHRTLRFYEDKGMLRPRRVGNKRLYTNRDRVRLRIILDGKQVGLTLREIQEYLDTYDLRDGSYDHLRRALDKVHHQRHLLQQRRSAIEKSLAELARVEQIIEGMLAEPQDPDGRGDII